The Salvia miltiorrhiza cultivar Shanhuang (shh) chromosome 1, IMPLAD_Smil_shh, whole genome shotgun sequence genome has a window encoding:
- the LOC131006491 gene encoding GPN-loop GTPase 3: MGFAQLVIGPAGSGKSTYCSSLYQHCETIGRSINIVNLDPAAENFNYPVAMDIRELISLEDVMEELGLGPNGGLIYCMEHLEENLDEWLTEELDNYLDDDYLVFDCPGQIELFSHVPVLKNFVEHLKRKNFNVCVVYLLDSQFITDVTKFISGCMASLSAMVQLELPHVNILSKMDLVRNKRDIENYLNPEPQTLLAELNQRMAPQFGKLNKSLIELVDQYSMVSFFPLDLRKESSIQYILSQIDMSIQYGEDADVKIKDFDPEDDD, translated from the exons ATGGGTTTCGCACAACTAGTCATTGGACCTGCTGGCAGTGGAAAG TCTACCTACTGTTCTAGCTTGTACCAACATTGTGAAACTATTGGCCGATCAATCAATATTGTAAACTTAGATCCTGCTGCTGAGAATTTCAACTATCCTGTAGCAATGG ATATTAGGGAACTCATTTCTCTGGAGGATGTCATGGAGGAGCTTGGATTGGGGCCAAATGGTGGCCTTATCTACTGCATGGA GCACCTGGAAGAAAATCTGGATGAGTGGCTGACAGAAGAGTTGGATAATTATTTGGACGATGATTATTTAGTTTTTGACTGCCCAG GCCAGATAGAACTCTTCTCCCATGTACCTGTGCTTAAGAACTTTGTGGAGCATTTAAAGCGTAAAAACTTCAATGTCTGTGTTGTGTACTTACTTGATTCACAG TTTATAACAGATGTCACCAAGTTCATAAGTGGTTGTATGGCTTCACTTTCTGCCATGGTTCAACTGGAgctgcctcatgttaatattcTCTCCAAAATGGACCTTGTGAGAAACAAGAGGGACATTGAGAA TTACTTAAATCCAGAACCTCAGACACTATTGGCTGAGTTGAATCAGCGCATGGCTCCACAGTTTGGGAAACTTAATAAGAGTTTGATTGAACTG GTGGACCAGTACAGCATGGTGAGCTTTTTTCCTCTTGATCTGAGAAAAGAGAGCAG CATTCAGTACATTCTGTCGCAAATTGACATGTCTATTCAGTATGGGGAAGATGCAGATGTGAAGATTAAGGATTTTGACCCAGAAGATGACGACTGA